One region of Jatrophihabitans cynanchi genomic DNA includes:
- a CDS encoding (2Fe-2S)-binding protein, with product MGDRVEVELVVNGVRRRATVEARKTLADFLRDDCRLTGTHLGCEHGVCGACTVLLDGAAVRSCLVFAVQASEREVQTIEGIAAEDGSFHPLQEAMSECNAFQCGFCTPGFLMTALEFLRDNPDPSQAEIRAGMSGNLCRCTGYGSILDGVHLAAAKLRDGARGQS from the coding sequence ATGGGTGACCGGGTCGAGGTGGAGCTGGTCGTCAACGGCGTCCGGCGCCGGGCGACCGTCGAGGCGCGCAAGACGCTCGCCGACTTCTTGCGGGACGACTGCCGCCTCACCGGCACCCACCTCGGGTGCGAGCACGGGGTCTGCGGCGCGTGCACGGTGCTGCTCGACGGCGCCGCCGTGCGCTCGTGCCTCGTCTTCGCCGTGCAGGCGTCGGAGCGCGAAGTGCAGACAATCGAGGGCATCGCCGCCGAGGACGGCAGCTTCCATCCGCTACAAGAGGCGATGAGCGAGTGCAACGCCTTCCAATGCGGCTTCTGCACGCCCGGCTTCCTCATGACTGCGTTGGAATTCCTTCGGGACAACCCCGATCCGAGTCAGGCGGAGATCCGTGCGGGGATGAGCGGGAACCTCTGTCGCTGTACCGGTTACGGCAGCATCCTGGACGGCGTGCACCTTGCGGCGGCGAAGCTGCGCGACGGTGCCCGAGGGCAGTCGTGA
- a CDS encoding nuclear transport factor 2 family protein, with protein sequence MTLALSRTTVNEYDCKMPEGSSLTSSQEPEATTGSPGNVDVAMEWIAAMTGFDSGGLRRTMAPHLKYHLARTAARMARERNAPGAPADKPDPYVYPRDEYIAQHEHARRMIFVKPEPPEVVRVAAGGDDVVLLTRIRSPLKNGETYDNLYSYHLRFEGGLIAEVWELFDTAYALSVYPS encoded by the coding sequence TTGACGCTCGCACTGTCCCGCACTACCGTGAATGAATACGATTGCAAGATGCCGGAAGGAAGTTCCTTGACGAGTTCCCAGGAACCCGAAGCGACGACTGGCAGCCCCGGCAACGTGGACGTTGCGATGGAGTGGATCGCGGCGATGACCGGCTTCGACAGCGGTGGTCTTCGCCGCACCATGGCGCCACACCTCAAGTACCACCTCGCGCGCACCGCGGCGCGAATGGCTCGCGAAAGAAACGCGCCCGGCGCGCCTGCCGACAAGCCCGACCCGTACGTGTATCCGCGCGACGAGTACATCGCGCAGCACGAGCACGCCCGGCGCATGATCTTCGTCAAGCCTGAGCCGCCCGAGGTGGTCCGGGTGGCGGCGGGCGGCGACGATGTCGTCCTGCTCACGCGCATCCGTTCGCCCCTGAAGAACGGCGAGACCTACGACAACCTCTACTCGTACCACCTGCGGTTCGAAGGCGGTTTGATCGCCGAGGTATGGGAACTGTTCGACACTGCGTACGCGCTGAGCGTCTACCCGTCCTGA
- a CDS encoding AMP-binding protein, whose protein sequence is MTGELRDVVTTAERELEYIAGGLWDDSLLADRVAAHAAATPNAPAVRDDYGVVANYAQLDRDASRVATLLAELGVRPGDVVALQLPNWYASAAIAVGATRAGAVVNPMLPSYRERELRHMLRIAQTSVIFTPGRYRSFDNDRLAESLRAELPLLRHHLVVTPDLDALPGLADARDRQAASPRPASAVAELIFTSGTEAEPKAVMHTERTLNCNLRATWSALGMTPADSVWMPAPIGHSTGFNHGLRLALYFGLPLLLQDVWDAGRAAALVERHRPTHTLLSSTFLRDLVAAAGNGAGDVTSLRLFGCGGAIVPPELVDAAAGVGIQCLRLYGATEFLVATWVRPGSSDAHRTFTDGLPLPGVDVEVRDAAGRAVVGETGDIYVRSASNAVGLFRDPERTGATFVDGWIRSGDLGVLDTDGGLSLTGRRKEIIIRGGLNITPREIEEVVQVLPAVRTVVVAGVTDERLGEITCAFVVLEPGSSLAFDELAEHLQSQGLARFKWPQRLEIVAEMPTTATGKIRKHVLIEQLRTGTPSTQAAPASTNPSSV, encoded by the coding sequence GTGACCGGGGAGCTCCGCGACGTCGTCACAACCGCCGAGCGCGAACTCGAGTACATCGCTGGCGGGCTGTGGGATGACTCGCTGCTCGCCGATCGGGTCGCTGCCCACGCGGCCGCCACGCCGAACGCGCCGGCAGTGCGCGACGACTACGGCGTCGTCGCGAATTATGCGCAGCTTGATCGGGACGCGTCGCGAGTGGCGACGCTGCTCGCTGAGCTCGGCGTCCGGCCCGGCGATGTCGTCGCGCTGCAGCTACCCAATTGGTACGCGAGCGCGGCCATCGCCGTCGGGGCCACGCGCGCCGGCGCGGTCGTCAACCCGATGTTGCCGAGCTACCGCGAGCGGGAGCTGCGGCACATGCTGCGCATCGCGCAGACCAGCGTGATATTCACCCCGGGCCGATACCGGTCGTTTGACAACGACCGGTTGGCGGAGTCGCTCCGCGCCGAACTGCCGCTCTTGCGCCACCACCTCGTTGTGACACCTGATTTGGACGCGCTGCCCGGGCTGGCTGACGCGCGCGACCGGCAGGCCGCGTCGCCGCGGCCGGCCTCCGCAGTCGCGGAGCTCATATTCACCTCGGGCACCGAGGCCGAGCCCAAAGCCGTCATGCACACCGAACGCACCCTCAACTGCAACCTACGGGCGACGTGGTCGGCGTTGGGCATGACGCCGGCCGACTCGGTGTGGATGCCGGCACCGATCGGTCACTCCACCGGCTTCAACCACGGCCTTCGACTCGCGCTGTATTTCGGTCTGCCGTTGCTGCTTCAGGACGTGTGGGACGCCGGTCGGGCCGCCGCACTGGTCGAGCGCCACCGACCCACGCACACTTTGCTGTCCTCGACCTTCCTTCGCGATCTGGTGGCCGCCGCCGGCAACGGCGCCGGCGACGTAACGAGCCTGCGGCTATTCGGCTGCGGTGGTGCGATAGTGCCTCCGGAGCTGGTTGACGCGGCGGCCGGCGTCGGCATCCAGTGCCTGCGGCTGTACGGCGCGACGGAGTTCCTGGTGGCGACATGGGTGCGCCCGGGCTCGTCCGACGCGCACCGGACCTTCACCGACGGGCTGCCGCTCCCCGGGGTCGACGTTGAGGTGCGCGACGCGGCAGGCCGGGCCGTGGTCGGCGAGACCGGTGATATCTACGTCCGCTCGGCGAGTAATGCGGTGGGACTGTTCCGCGATCCCGAACGCACCGGCGCGACGTTCGTCGACGGGTGGATCCGCTCCGGCGATCTGGGAGTGCTCGACACCGATGGCGGGCTGTCGCTGACCGGTCGACGCAAGGAGATCATCATCCGGGGCGGGCTGAACATCACCCCCCGCGAGATCGAGGAGGTCGTGCAGGTGCTGCCGGCTGTGCGAACGGTCGTGGTCGCCGGCGTCACCGACGAGCGGCTAGGGGAGATCACCTGCGCGTTCGTGGTGCTCGAGCCCGGCAGCAGCCTCGCCTTCGACGAGCTCGCCGAGCACCTGCAGTCCCAGGGCCTGGCGCGGTTCAAGTGGCCGCAGCGGCTGGAGATCGTGGCCGAGATGCCGACCACGGCCACCGGCAAGATCCGCAAGCACGTCCTCATCGAGCAGTTGCGAACCGGCACGCCGTCGACTCAGGCGGCGCCAGCCTCAACGAACCCGAGCAGCGTCTGA
- a CDS encoding FAD binding domain-containing protein, with protein sequence MKPPPFEYVRAESIDDALATISELGDDAKFLAGGQSLVPLMAVRLSWPTHLVDIAGVAELSRIAVTDSGVVTIGAATLQRTVERSAAIAAVCPVLPEAISHIGHFPIRNRGTVGGSLVHGDPASELPLCALALDAQLRTRRADGRERVVDARDFFVGPLMTDLEADELLLDVRIPAWPSGAGWGFQEFSRRSGDFAIIAVLTMLRLAPNGTVDEGRIAIAGAGPTPLRPPEAEAMLAGERAGETLFVRAGAQVAESIEPHSDIHGSVRFRRQLAASLTERALADAHRRVQLDG encoded by the coding sequence ATGAAGCCTCCGCCCTTCGAATACGTCCGGGCTGAAAGCATCGACGACGCCTTGGCGACGATCAGCGAGCTGGGCGACGATGCGAAGTTCCTCGCCGGCGGCCAGAGCCTCGTCCCCTTGATGGCGGTGCGGCTCTCCTGGCCGACCCACCTGGTCGACATCGCGGGCGTCGCCGAACTGTCGCGGATCGCGGTCACCGACAGTGGCGTAGTGACGATCGGGGCCGCGACACTGCAGCGCACGGTCGAACGCTCGGCCGCGATCGCGGCGGTCTGCCCCGTGCTGCCGGAGGCCATCTCGCACATCGGGCACTTCCCGATTCGTAACCGGGGCACGGTCGGGGGCAGCCTGGTGCACGGCGATCCGGCGTCCGAGCTGCCGCTGTGCGCCCTCGCGCTCGATGCGCAGCTGCGAACCCGGCGCGCCGACGGTCGCGAGCGAGTCGTCGATGCGCGGGACTTCTTCGTCGGGCCGCTCATGACAGACCTTGAGGCGGACGAACTGCTACTCGACGTGCGGATCCCCGCTTGGCCGAGCGGCGCCGGGTGGGGCTTTCAGGAATTCAGCCGTCGCAGCGGTGACTTCGCGATCATCGCGGTGCTGACCATGCTGCGGCTCGCGCCGAACGGCACCGTCGACGAGGGTCGGATCGCGATCGCCGGCGCCGGTCCGACGCCGCTGCGGCCACCCGAGGCAGAGGCCATGCTGGCCGGCGAGCGAGCGGGCGAAACGCTGTTCGTGCGCGCCGGCGCGCAGGTCGCGGAGTCGATCGAGCCGCACTCCGACATCCACGGATCGGTCAGGTTCCGGCGGCAGCTGGCCGCCTCCCTGACCGAACGCGCGCTGGCCGACGCGCATCGGCGGGTCCAGCTCGATGGGTGA
- a CDS encoding N-acyl-D-amino-acid deacylase family protein — MEFDLVVRNGLVVDGSGVPGYRGDVAVIGDRIVAVGEVDGGGREEVDAAGHVVAPGFVDGHTHMDAQVFWDQLGSSSCYQGITTVVMGNCGYTLAPIRGADRELVTSHIERAEDIPASAMNEGIPFDWSSFAEYLDAVDSLPKGINYAGSIGHSALRIWAMGERAFEQAANEHDLEVMRQELAAALDAGAVGFTTTRNPSHTTSQDRPVASRLANWQEVVELVSFMGRKGRGVFQTSGQPGDPGLSNQDHTRRLRDLALASGVPVVLPAARLDETVRIIDDAVARGGRMWGLTHSRGVGIMQSFETRVSFDKLPEWQQVRSRPLSEQRALLTDPDVRERLVRAAREGEYRTSTAADPFKPNYDRIHVMYSPYLPNPTVAEEAKRRGVDPAEAMIDIALEHDFHIFFPQILGFEALEEDELVPLFRNPNTAMTFSDSGAHLNQVADASIQTHLLAYWVRERQAFTVEEAVRMITLQPALMWRLPDRGRVAPGYAADITIFDPDTVAPLVPDVVHDLPGGASRLEQRATGYDATIVNGQVFTRDGEATEARGGRLLRSGRMAVPDAAR; from the coding sequence ATGGAATTCGATCTCGTTGTCCGCAACGGCCTCGTCGTCGACGGTTCGGGTGTCCCGGGCTACCGCGGCGACGTCGCCGTCATCGGCGACCGCATCGTCGCGGTCGGGGAGGTCGACGGCGGCGGTCGGGAGGAGGTCGACGCGGCCGGGCACGTAGTCGCGCCCGGCTTCGTCGACGGTCACACCCACATGGACGCGCAGGTCTTCTGGGATCAGCTGGGCTCGTCGTCCTGTTACCAGGGCATTACCACCGTCGTCATGGGCAACTGCGGATACACGCTCGCGCCGATCCGCGGCGCCGACCGCGAACTCGTGACCAGCCACATCGAACGCGCCGAGGACATCCCGGCGTCGGCGATGAACGAGGGCATCCCATTCGACTGGTCGAGCTTCGCCGAGTACCTCGACGCCGTCGACTCGCTGCCGAAGGGGATCAACTACGCCGGCTCGATCGGCCACTCCGCTTTACGCATCTGGGCCATGGGTGAGCGCGCGTTCGAGCAAGCGGCCAATGAACACGACCTCGAGGTCATGCGGCAGGAGCTCGCCGCCGCCCTCGACGCCGGCGCCGTCGGCTTCACGACGACGCGCAACCCGTCCCACACGACGTCGCAGGACCGGCCGGTCGCCTCGCGGCTCGCCAACTGGCAGGAGGTCGTCGAGCTCGTCTCGTTCATGGGCCGCAAGGGCCGGGGCGTGTTCCAGACCAGCGGGCAGCCGGGCGACCCCGGCCTCTCGAACCAGGATCACACCCGGCGTCTCCGCGACCTCGCGCTGGCCAGCGGGGTCCCCGTCGTGCTGCCGGCGGCCCGCTTGGACGAGACGGTGCGCATCATCGACGACGCCGTTGCGCGCGGCGGCCGCATGTGGGGCCTCACGCACAGCCGCGGTGTCGGGATCATGCAGTCATTCGAGACCCGGGTCTCCTTCGACAAGCTGCCGGAGTGGCAACAGGTTCGGAGCCGTCCGCTGAGCGAGCAGCGGGCACTGCTCACCGATCCCGACGTCCGGGAGCGGCTCGTCCGGGCGGCCCGCGAGGGCGAGTACCGCACGTCCACCGCGGCCGATCCGTTCAAGCCCAACTACGACCGCATCCACGTCATGTACTCGCCGTACCTGCCAAACCCAACCGTGGCCGAGGAGGCCAAGCGCCGCGGGGTAGACCCTGCCGAAGCGATGATCGACATCGCGCTCGAACACGACTTCCACATCTTCTTCCCGCAGATCCTCGGCTTCGAGGCGCTCGAAGAGGACGAGCTCGTCCCGCTGTTCCGGAACCCGAACACCGCGATGACGTTCTCCGACTCCGGCGCGCACCTGAACCAGGTCGCGGACGCCTCGATCCAGACGCACCTGCTCGCCTACTGGGTGCGCGAGCGGCAGGCGTTCACCGTCGAGGAAGCCGTCCGGATGATCACCCTGCAGCCCGCCCTCATGTGGCGGCTGCCCGACCGCGGCAGGGTCGCCCCCGGGTACGCAGCTGACATCACGATCTTCGACCCCGACACGGTGGCGCCCCTCGTCCCGGACGTCGTGCACGACCTTCCGGGCGGCGCGTCGCGGCTCGAGCAGCGGGCGACCGGCTACGACGCGACGATCGTCAACGGCCAGGTGTTCACCCGCGACGGCGAGGCCACGGAGGCGCGCGGCGGTCGCCTGCTGCGCTCCGGTCGGATGGCCGTGCCCGACGCGGCGAGGTGA
- a CDS encoding thiolase C-terminal domain-containing protein, with translation MTFAGRTAISGVGYTAFSRDSGRSVLSQATEASRSAVEDAGLTLADVDGIVSYSLFDDSVPAQAVATALGLPAPRYLLDMSLGGQAPCYVVLNAAMAVASGLASTVVCFRALNGRSAVRVGSTVAAGIGGQYRYPMGLTAYPQYIAMWARRYLVETGASEQDLGAVAVAQREFAATNPRAVVREPLTLDKYLASPLLADPFRVADCTTEVDGACAVVVTSLDRARDLPRRPAVIRSGAYSAVPRPGLDIGDPLYCDDWSRNYTGRLADDLWKRAGIGPADVDVAEIYDCFTSVVLMSVEGLGLAGRGGGADFVRAGRVPVNTHGGLLCEGYLHGMNTVAEGVLQVQGRAVNQVPAARNCVVTSGAWMDGSALVLSSDD, from the coding sequence GTGACGTTCGCCGGGCGTACGGCGATCAGCGGCGTCGGGTACACGGCGTTCTCGCGCGACTCCGGCCGCAGCGTGCTCTCTCAGGCAACAGAGGCGTCTCGCTCGGCGGTCGAAGACGCCGGTCTGACGCTCGCGGACGTCGACGGCATCGTCAGCTACAGCCTCTTCGACGACTCGGTGCCGGCCCAGGCTGTGGCCACTGCGCTGGGGCTGCCGGCGCCCCGGTACCTGTTGGACATGTCCCTCGGCGGGCAGGCGCCCTGCTACGTGGTGCTGAACGCGGCGATGGCAGTGGCGAGCGGTCTTGCTTCGACGGTGGTGTGCTTCCGTGCGTTGAACGGCCGCAGCGCGGTGCGGGTGGGGTCGACCGTGGCCGCGGGCATCGGTGGACAGTACCGCTATCCCATGGGCCTGACCGCGTACCCGCAGTACATCGCGATGTGGGCGCGCCGCTACCTGGTCGAGACGGGTGCGTCCGAACAGGACCTCGGCGCGGTTGCCGTCGCCCAGCGAGAGTTCGCGGCGACGAACCCGCGGGCCGTGGTGCGCGAGCCGTTGACACTTGACAAGTACCTCGCCTCGCCGCTGCTCGCTGACCCGTTCCGCGTGGCGGACTGCACAACGGAGGTCGACGGTGCCTGTGCTGTCGTCGTCACCTCGCTGGATCGTGCGCGTGACCTGCCCCGGCGGCCCGCTGTGATCCGCAGCGGCGCGTATTCGGCGGTGCCTCGTCCCGGTCTCGACATCGGGGATCCGCTGTACTGTGACGACTGGTCGCGCAACTACACCGGCCGGTTGGCCGATGACCTGTGGAAGCGCGCCGGCATCGGACCGGCCGACGTCGACGTCGCCGAGATCTATGACTGCTTCACCAGCGTGGTGCTGATGAGCGTAGAGGGTCTCGGGCTCGCCGGTCGCGGCGGCGGCGCGGACTTCGTCCGTGCGGGGCGGGTGCCGGTCAACACGCACGGCGGGCTGCTCTGTGAGGGATACCTGCACGGCATGAATACGGTCGCCGAGGGGGTGCTGCAGGTGCAGGGCCGCGCGGTGAACCAGGTTCCGGCCGCGCGCAACTGCGTGGTCACGTCCGGCGCCTGGATGGACGGCTCGGCCCTGGTCCTGAGTTCCGATGACTGA
- a CDS encoding Zn-ribbon domain-containing OB-fold protein, which yields MTDQPRGLIAPVMDADSAAWWGALAEGVLLLQQCDVCGRDRCPPLPCCPYCGSPGARVVPASGAGSVYSWTTVRRSLAPAFVGDEPYTVLAVNLDEGPRLFGRLLAGSLSSGARVWARCYEVDGQTLLGFVEAGAA from the coding sequence ATGACTGACCAGCCGCGGGGGCTGATCGCCCCGGTCATGGACGCTGACAGCGCGGCGTGGTGGGGTGCCCTCGCCGAGGGCGTCCTGCTGCTCCAGCAGTGCGACGTGTGCGGGCGAGATCGCTGCCCGCCGCTGCCGTGCTGCCCGTACTGCGGGTCGCCCGGCGCCCGAGTCGTGCCCGCGTCCGGCGCGGGGTCGGTCTACTCCTGGACGACGGTGCGGCGCAGTCTCGCCCCGGCCTTTGTCGGCGACGAGCCGTACACCGTCCTCGCGGTGAACCTGGACGAGGGGCCGCGGCTGTTCGGCCGGCTGCTCGCCGGAAGCCTGTCCTCGGGGGCCCGGGTGTGGGCGCGTTGCTATGAAGTCGACGGTCAGACGCTGCTCGGGTTCGTTGAGGCTGGCGCCGCCTGA
- a CDS encoding ABC transporter ATP-binding protein, translating to MPTDQPEDALLTVSGLTAGYGTSPVLHAVDITVPPATLVALLGPNGAGKTTLLRVISGLLRPSAGLLRLAGQDVTRLRPHRRAQKGLCLIPEGRGIFPSLTVGENLELQVPPWMADAELGRVLEMFPVLGSRMKQVAGTLSGGEQQMLALARAVLARPKVILVDEISMGLAPRLIDRLFEALTELAAAGISMLIVEQYVQRVLEICPLAYVLNKGAVAYSGSSDSLGRDDIAAQYLGTA from the coding sequence ATGCCGACCGACCAGCCCGAGGACGCGCTGCTGACCGTCTCGGGTCTCACCGCGGGCTACGGCACGTCGCCCGTGCTGCACGCGGTCGACATCACCGTTCCACCGGCGACGCTGGTCGCGCTGCTCGGCCCCAACGGCGCCGGAAAGACGACTCTGCTGCGGGTCATCTCGGGGCTGCTGCGCCCGTCGGCCGGCCTGCTGCGCCTCGCGGGTCAGGACGTCACGCGCCTGCGCCCGCACCGCCGAGCCCAGAAGGGTCTGTGCCTGATACCCGAAGGGCGCGGCATCTTCCCGTCGCTGACGGTCGGGGAGAACCTGGAGCTGCAGGTTCCGCCGTGGATGGCCGACGCCGAGCTCGGTCGCGTGCTAGAGATGTTCCCGGTGCTCGGCTCGCGGATGAAGCAGGTCGCGGGCACGCTCTCCGGCGGCGAGCAGCAGATGCTCGCCCTCGCGCGTGCCGTCCTCGCCCGCCCGAAGGTCATCCTCGTGGACGAGATCTCCATGGGCCTGGCCCCGCGCCTGATCGACCGGCTCTTCGAGGCCCTGACCGAGCTGGCGGCCGCCGGCATCTCGATGCTCATCGTCGAGCAGTACGTGCAGCGCGTGCTGGAGATCTGTCCGCTGGCCTACGTCCTCAACAAGGGCGCCGTCGCGTACTCAGGCTCGTCGGACTCGCTCGGACGCGACGACATCGCGGCGCAGTATCTGGGTACCGCATGA
- a CDS encoding RraA family protein, with amino-acid sequence MTPDELVEALRRVDSATLANAVEQLELRDATKGYADLRLRCLIPQPVPMVGFAVTVVIDSTTPGRQGDTRLYPDLIAAVERSPKPCVVVCQESGPDPARGCHIGDVVGSRLARHEAVGVVSGSGIRDLAGLRPLGMWAFALGTVVAHGTWTITAVDIEVEVAGLRVRPGDLLHGNEDGLLRVPQERPGELLRLVGAVREREARSRLAGTAAYDVQH; translated from the coding sequence GTGACCCCCGACGAGCTGGTCGAGGCGCTGCGGCGCGTCGACAGCGCGACCCTGGCGAACGCGGTCGAACAGCTGGAACTGAGGGACGCGACGAAGGGCTACGCCGACCTGCGGCTGCGCTGCCTGATCCCGCAGCCGGTGCCGATGGTCGGTTTCGCGGTAACCGTGGTGATCGATTCGACCACGCCGGGGCGCCAGGGCGACACGAGGTTGTACCCGGATCTCATCGCTGCCGTGGAACGCTCGCCCAAGCCGTGCGTAGTCGTGTGCCAGGAGAGCGGACCGGACCCGGCGCGCGGGTGTCATATCGGAGACGTCGTCGGCAGCCGGTTGGCCCGCCACGAAGCCGTGGGCGTGGTGAGCGGTTCGGGCATCCGCGACCTGGCCGGGCTCCGGCCACTGGGCATGTGGGCCTTCGCGCTCGGCACCGTCGTTGCCCACGGCACCTGGACGATCACGGCGGTGGACATCGAGGTCGAGGTCGCCGGGCTGCGGGTACGACCAGGAGACCTGCTGCACGGCAATGAGGACGGCCTGCTGCGCGTACCGCAGGAACGGCCGGGTGAGCTGCTGCGCCTCGTCGGCGCGGTGCGCGAGCGTGAGGCCCGGTCCCGACTCGCCGGCACCGCGGCGTACGACGTGCAGCACTGA